The Neomonachus schauinslandi chromosome 11, ASM220157v2, whole genome shotgun sequence genome contains a region encoding:
- the DGKZ gene encoding diacylglycerol kinase zeta isoform X1, which translates to METFFRRRFQRKAPGPGEGQRRPSSVGLPTGKARRRSPAGQASSLLVQRRRSSAQLQGCLLSCGVGARGTSRQRSSTVPPACNPRFVVDEVPAPQPATVGAQPLGTPLLLAGLIGMPEEEDVAVAALSAPQPGAKTPGPSSHRGTLVPMLRCLRRRRASAPLVPADVVYDHALWGLHGYYRRLSQQRPPSQHPGPGARRASGSTAGALMPARAHPLSRRRQVALRRKSAGPQTWSALLPKAITKSGLQHLAPPPPTPGALCSEPERQIRSTVDWSESATYGEHIWFETNVSGDFCYVGEQYCVAKMLQKSVSRRKCAACKIVVHTPCIEQLEKINFRCKPSFRESGSRNIREPTFVRHHWVHRRRQDGKCRHCGKGFQQKFTFHSKEIVAISCSWCKQAYHSKVSCFMLQQIEEPCSLGVHAAVVIPPTWILRARRPQNTLKASKKKKRASFKRKSSKKGPEEGRWRPFIIRPTPSPLMKPLLVFVNPKSGGNQGAKIIQSFLWYLNPRQVFDLSQGGPKEALEMYRKVHNLRILACGGDGTVGWILSTLDQLRLKPPPPVAILPLGTGNDLARTLNWGGGYTDEPVSKILSHVEEGNVVQLDRWDLCAEPNPDAGPEERDEGATDRLPLDVFNNYFSLGFDAHVTLEFHESREANPEKFNSRFRNKMFYAGTAFSDFLMGSSKDLAKHIRVVCDGTDLTPKIQDLKPQCIVFLNIPRYCAGTMPWGHPGEHHDFEPQRHDDGYLEVIGFTMTSLAALQVGGHGERLTQCREVVLTTSKAIPVQVDGEPCKLAASRIRIALRNQATMVQKAKRRSTAPLHSDQQPVPEQLRIQVSRVSMHDYEALHYDKEQLKEASVPLGTVVVPGDSDLELCRAHIERLQQEPEGAGAKSPTSQKLSPKWCFLDATTASRFYRIDRAQEHLNYVTEIAQDEIYILDPELLGASARPDLPTPTSPLPTSPCSPTLRSLPGDAAPPKGEELIEAAKRNNFCKLQELHRAGGDLMHRDEQSRTLLHHAVSTGSKDVVRYLLDHAPPEILDAVEENGETCLHQAAALGQRTICHYIVEAGASLMKTDQQGDTPRQRAEKAQDTELAAYLENRQHYQMIQREDQETAV; encoded by the exons ATGGAGACCTTCTTTAGGAGACGCTTCCAGCGGAAGGCGCCGGGCCCCGGGGAGGGGCAGCGGCGGCCCAGCAGCGTGGGGCTGCCCACAGGCAAGGCCCGACGCCGCTCCCCTGCCGGGCAGGCCTCCTCCTTGCTGGTCCAGCGGCGCCGCTCCAGCGCACAGCTCCAGGGCTGCCTCCTGAGCTGCGGGGTGGGGGCCCGGGGCACCAGCCGCCAGCGCTCCAGCACCGTGCCCCCTGCCTGCAACCCCCGCTTCGTCGTGGATGAGGTGCCCGCCCCCCAGCCTGCCACGGTCGGGGCGCAGCCTCTGGGCACACCCCTGCTGTTGGCTGGGCTCATAGGCATGCCTGAGGAGGAGGACGTGGCCGTTGCGGCATTGAGTGCCCCCCAGCCGGGCGCCAAGACACCAGGGCCCTCCTCACACCGGGGCACCCTCGTGCCCATGCTTCGCTGCCTGCGCCGGCGCCGGGCCTCGGCCCCCCTGGTCCCTGCGGACGTGGTGTATGACCACGCCCTCTGGGGCCTGCATGGTTACTATCGGCGCCTGAGCCAGCAGCGGCCCCCCAGCCAGCACCCTGGCCCTGGGGCCCGAAGAGCCTCAGGCAGCACAGCTGGTGCGCTGATGCCCGCCCGTGCGCACCCGCTGTCCCGCAGGCGCCAGGTGGCCCTACGGCGCAAGTCGGCAGGACCCCAGACCTGGAGTGCCCTGCTTCC GAAAGCCATCACCAAGTCGGGCCTCCAGCACCTGgcaccccctcctcccactcccggGGCCCTGTGCAGCGAGCCAGAGCGGCAGATCCGGAGCACTGTGGACTGGAGC GAGTCCGCGACGTATGGGGAACACATCTGGTTCGAGACCAACGTGTCGGGGGACTTCTGCTATGTTGGGGAGCAGTACTGTGTAGCTAAGATGCTG CAGAAATCAGTGTCCCGGAGAAAGTGTGCAGCCTGCAAGATCGTGGTGCACACCCCCTGCATCGAACAACTGGAGAAG ATAAATTTCCGCTGTAAGCCGTCCTTCCGCGAATCAGGCTCCAGGAACATCCGTGAG CCAACCTTTGTGCGGCACCACTGGGTACACCGGCGACGCCAGGATGGCAAGTGTCGCCACTGTGGGAAG GGCTTCCAGCAGAAGTTCACCTTCCACAGCAAGGAGATTGTGGCCATCAGTTGCTCCTGGTGCAAGCAGGCA TACCACAGCAAGGTGTCCTGCTTCATGCTGCAACAGATAGAGGAGCCGTGCTCCCTGGGCGTGCACGCTGCTGTGGTCATCCCACCCACCTGGATCCTCCGCGCCCGCAGGCCACAG AATACCCTCAAggcaagcaagaagaaaaaaagagcatccTTCAAGAGGAAATCTAGCAAGAAAGGGCCAGAG GAGGGCCGTTGGAGACCCTTCATCATCAGGCCCACCCCATCGCCCCTCATGAAGCCCCTGCTGGTGTTTGTGAACCCCAAGAGTGGGGGCAACCAG GGCGCTAAGATCATCCAGTCCTTCCTGTGGTATCTCAACCCCCGACAAGTCTTTGACCTGAGCCAGGGAGGGCCCAAGGAGGC GCTGGAGATGTACCGCAAAGTGCACAACCTGCGCATCCTGGCGTGTGGAGGCGACGGCACG GTTGGCTGGATCCTCTCCACTCTGGACCAGCTGCGCTTAAAGCCACCACCCCCTGTTGCCATTCTGCCCCTGGGCACTGGCAATGACTTGGCCCGTACCCTCAACTGGGGTGGG GGCTACACGGATGAGCCTGTGTCCAAGATCCTCTCCCACGTGGAGGAGGGGAATGTGGTGCAGCTAGACCGCTGGGACCTCTGTGCTGAGCCCAACCCCGACGCAGGGCCAGAGGAGCGTGATGAGGGTGCCACTGACCGG CTGCCCCTGGATGTCTTCAACAACTACTTCAGCCTGGGCTTTGATGCCCACGTCACCCTGGAATTTCATGAGTCTCGAG AGGCCAACCCAGAGAAGTTCAACAGCCGCTTTCGGAATAAGATGTTCTATGCCGGG ACAGCCTTCTCTGACTTCCTGATGGGTAGCTCTAAGGACTTGGCCAAGCACATCCGAGTGGTG TGTGACGGAACTGACCTGACCCCCAAGATTCAGGACCTGAAACCCCAGTGCATTGTTTTCCTGAATATCCCCAG GTACTGTGCAGGCACCATGCCCTGGGGCCACCCTGGGGAGCACCACGACTTTGAGCCCCAGCGGCACGACGATGGCTACCTCGAGGTCATTGGCTTTACCATGACATCTCTG GCGGCGCTGCAGGTAGGCGGGCACGGCGAGCGGTTGACACAGTGCCGTGAGGTGGTACTCACCACGTCCAAGGCCATCCCAGTGCAGGTGGATGGTGAGCCCTGCAAGCTCGCGGCCTCGCGCATTCGCATCGCCCTGCGCAACCAGGCCACTATGGTGCAGAAGGCCAAGCGGCGGAGCACCGCCCCCCTGCACAGCGA CCAGCAGCCCGTGCCTGAGCAGCTGCGGATCCAGGTGAGCAGGGTCAGCATGCACGACTACGAGGCCCTGCACTATGACAAGGAGCAGCTCAAGGAGGCCT CCGTGCCACTGGGCACCGTGGTGGTCCCCGGAGACAGCGACCTGGAGCTCTGCCGCGCCCACATCGAGAGGCTCCAGCAG GAGCCCGAAGGTGCTGGAGCCAAgtcccccacctcccagaaaCTGTCCCCTAAGTGGTGCTTCCTAGATG CCACCACTGCCAGCCGCTTCTACAGGATCGACCGGGCCCAG GAACACCTCAACTATGTGACTGAGATCGCACAGGACGAGATTTATATCTTGGACCCTGAGCTGCTGGGGGCATCGGCCCGGCCTGACCTCCCAACCCccacttcccctctccccacctccccctgctcacccacGCTCCG GTCACTACCAGGGGATGCGGCGCCCCCTAAAG GTGAGGAGCTGATAGAGGCCGCCAAGAGGAACAACTTCTGTAAG CTCCAGGAGCTGCACCGAGCTGGGGGCGACCTCATGCACCGGGACGAGCAGAGCCGCACGCTCCTGCACCATGCCGTCAGCACGGGCAGCAAGGACGTGGTCCGCTACCTGCTGGACCACG cccccccAGAGATCCTTGACGCTGTGGAGGAGAA CGGGGAGACTTGTCTGCACCAGGCGGCAGCCCTGGGCCAGCGTACCATCTGCCACTACATCGTGGAGGCGGGGGCCTCTCTCATGAAGACAGACCAGCAG GGCGACACTCCCCGGCAGCGGGCCGAGAAGGCTCAGGACACGGAGCTCGCCGCCTACCTGGAGAACCGGCAGCACTACCAGATGATCCAGCGGGAGGACCAAGAGACGGCCGTGTAG
- the DGKZ gene encoding diacylglycerol kinase zeta isoform X4 — protein MAEGPGGGGPRGDGAGGGRAAEEEVVRRRCRRGEEAEVSQPRPEGPRGMAAVPPVEERFRQMHLRKQVSYRKAITKSGLQHLAPPPPTPGALCSEPERQIRSTVDWSESATYGEHIWFETNVSGDFCYVGEQYCVAKMLKSVSRRKCAACKIVVHTPCIEQLEKINFRCKPSFRESGSRNIREPTFVRHHWVHRRRQDGKCRHCGKGFQQKFTFHSKEIVAISCSWCKQAYHSKVSCFMLQQIEEPCSLGVHAAVVIPPTWILRARRPQNTLKASKKKKRASFKRKSSKKGPEEGRWRPFIIRPTPSPLMKPLLVFVNPKSGGNQGAKIIQSFLWYLNPRQVFDLSQGGPKEALEMYRKVHNLRILACGGDGTVGWILSTLDQLRLKPPPPVAILPLGTGNDLARTLNWGGGYTDEPVSKILSHVEEGNVVQLDRWDLCAEPNPDAGPEERDEGATDRLPLDVFNNYFSLGFDAHVTLEFHESREANPEKFNSRFRNKMFYAGTAFSDFLMGSSKDLAKHIRVVCDGTDLTPKIQDLKPQCIVFLNIPRYCAGTMPWGHPGEHHDFEPQRHDDGYLEVIGFTMTSLAALQVGGHGERLTQCREVVLTTSKAIPVQVDGEPCKLAASRIRIALRNQATMVQKAKRRSTAPLHSDQQPVPEQLRIQVSRVSMHDYEALHYDKEQLKEASVPLGTVVVPGDSDLELCRAHIERLQQEPEGAGAKSPTSQKLSPKWCFLDATTASRFYRIDRAQEHLNYVTEIAQDEIYILDPELLGASARPDLPTPTSPLPTSPCSPTLRSLPGDAAPPKGEELIEAAKRNNFCKLQELHRAGGDLMHRDEQSRTLLHHAVSTGSKDVVRYLLDHAPPEILDAVEENGETCLHQAAALGQRTICHYIVEAGASLMKTDQQGDTPRQRAEKAQDTELAAYLENRQHYQMIQREDQETAV, from the exons GAAAGCCATCACCAAGTCGGGCCTCCAGCACCTGgcaccccctcctcccactcccggGGCCCTGTGCAGCGAGCCAGAGCGGCAGATCCGGAGCACTGTGGACTGGAGC GAGTCCGCGACGTATGGGGAACACATCTGGTTCGAGACCAACGTGTCGGGGGACTTCTGCTATGTTGGGGAGCAGTACTGTGTAGCTAAGATGCTG AAATCAGTGTCCCGGAGAAAGTGTGCAGCCTGCAAGATCGTGGTGCACACCCCCTGCATCGAACAACTGGAGAAG ATAAATTTCCGCTGTAAGCCGTCCTTCCGCGAATCAGGCTCCAGGAACATCCGTGAG CCAACCTTTGTGCGGCACCACTGGGTACACCGGCGACGCCAGGATGGCAAGTGTCGCCACTGTGGGAAG GGCTTCCAGCAGAAGTTCACCTTCCACAGCAAGGAGATTGTGGCCATCAGTTGCTCCTGGTGCAAGCAGGCA TACCACAGCAAGGTGTCCTGCTTCATGCTGCAACAGATAGAGGAGCCGTGCTCCCTGGGCGTGCACGCTGCTGTGGTCATCCCACCCACCTGGATCCTCCGCGCCCGCAGGCCACAG AATACCCTCAAggcaagcaagaagaaaaaaagagcatccTTCAAGAGGAAATCTAGCAAGAAAGGGCCAGAG GAGGGCCGTTGGAGACCCTTCATCATCAGGCCCACCCCATCGCCCCTCATGAAGCCCCTGCTGGTGTTTGTGAACCCCAAGAGTGGGGGCAACCAG GGCGCTAAGATCATCCAGTCCTTCCTGTGGTATCTCAACCCCCGACAAGTCTTTGACCTGAGCCAGGGAGGGCCCAAGGAGGC GCTGGAGATGTACCGCAAAGTGCACAACCTGCGCATCCTGGCGTGTGGAGGCGACGGCACG GTTGGCTGGATCCTCTCCACTCTGGACCAGCTGCGCTTAAAGCCACCACCCCCTGTTGCCATTCTGCCCCTGGGCACTGGCAATGACTTGGCCCGTACCCTCAACTGGGGTGGG GGCTACACGGATGAGCCTGTGTCCAAGATCCTCTCCCACGTGGAGGAGGGGAATGTGGTGCAGCTAGACCGCTGGGACCTCTGTGCTGAGCCCAACCCCGACGCAGGGCCAGAGGAGCGTGATGAGGGTGCCACTGACCGG CTGCCCCTGGATGTCTTCAACAACTACTTCAGCCTGGGCTTTGATGCCCACGTCACCCTGGAATTTCATGAGTCTCGAG AGGCCAACCCAGAGAAGTTCAACAGCCGCTTTCGGAATAAGATGTTCTATGCCGGG ACAGCCTTCTCTGACTTCCTGATGGGTAGCTCTAAGGACTTGGCCAAGCACATCCGAGTGGTG TGTGACGGAACTGACCTGACCCCCAAGATTCAGGACCTGAAACCCCAGTGCATTGTTTTCCTGAATATCCCCAG GTACTGTGCAGGCACCATGCCCTGGGGCCACCCTGGGGAGCACCACGACTTTGAGCCCCAGCGGCACGACGATGGCTACCTCGAGGTCATTGGCTTTACCATGACATCTCTG GCGGCGCTGCAGGTAGGCGGGCACGGCGAGCGGTTGACACAGTGCCGTGAGGTGGTACTCACCACGTCCAAGGCCATCCCAGTGCAGGTGGATGGTGAGCCCTGCAAGCTCGCGGCCTCGCGCATTCGCATCGCCCTGCGCAACCAGGCCACTATGGTGCAGAAGGCCAAGCGGCGGAGCACCGCCCCCCTGCACAGCGA CCAGCAGCCCGTGCCTGAGCAGCTGCGGATCCAGGTGAGCAGGGTCAGCATGCACGACTACGAGGCCCTGCACTATGACAAGGAGCAGCTCAAGGAGGCCT CCGTGCCACTGGGCACCGTGGTGGTCCCCGGAGACAGCGACCTGGAGCTCTGCCGCGCCCACATCGAGAGGCTCCAGCAG GAGCCCGAAGGTGCTGGAGCCAAgtcccccacctcccagaaaCTGTCCCCTAAGTGGTGCTTCCTAGATG CCACCACTGCCAGCCGCTTCTACAGGATCGACCGGGCCCAG GAACACCTCAACTATGTGACTGAGATCGCACAGGACGAGATTTATATCTTGGACCCTGAGCTGCTGGGGGCATCGGCCCGGCCTGACCTCCCAACCCccacttcccctctccccacctccccctgctcacccacGCTCCG GTCACTACCAGGGGATGCGGCGCCCCCTAAAG GTGAGGAGCTGATAGAGGCCGCCAAGAGGAACAACTTCTGTAAG CTCCAGGAGCTGCACCGAGCTGGGGGCGACCTCATGCACCGGGACGAGCAGAGCCGCACGCTCCTGCACCATGCCGTCAGCACGGGCAGCAAGGACGTGGTCCGCTACCTGCTGGACCACG cccccccAGAGATCCTTGACGCTGTGGAGGAGAA CGGGGAGACTTGTCTGCACCAGGCGGCAGCCCTGGGCCAGCGTACCATCTGCCACTACATCGTGGAGGCGGGGGCCTCTCTCATGAAGACAGACCAGCAG GGCGACACTCCCCGGCAGCGGGCCGAGAAGGCTCAGGACACGGAGCTCGCCGCCTACCTGGAGAACCGGCAGCACTACCAGATGATCCAGCGGGAGGACCAAGAGACGGCCGTGTAG
- the DGKZ gene encoding diacylglycerol kinase zeta isoform X3: MSVLGAGHSTGGGCNEATALGPAEALGTEEGERPGALRQMWRYRSWDVPQIPAEAPRTQKAITKSGLQHLAPPPPTPGALCSEPERQIRSTVDWSESATYGEHIWFETNVSGDFCYVGEQYCVAKMLKSVSRRKCAACKIVVHTPCIEQLEKINFRCKPSFRESGSRNIREPTFVRHHWVHRRRQDGKCRHCGKGFQQKFTFHSKEIVAISCSWCKQAYHSKVSCFMLQQIEEPCSLGVHAAVVIPPTWILRARRPQNTLKASKKKKRASFKRKSSKKGPEGRWRPFIIRPTPSPLMKPLLVFVNPKSGGNQGAKIIQSFLWYLNPRQVFDLSQGGPKEALEMYRKVHNLRILACGGDGTVGWILSTLDQLRLKPPPPVAILPLGTGNDLARTLNWGGGYTDEPVSKILSHVEEGNVVQLDRWDLCAEPNPDAGPEERDEGATDRLPLDVFNNYFSLGFDAHVTLEFHESREANPEKFNSRFRNKMFYAGTAFSDFLMGSSKDLAKHIRVVCDGTDLTPKIQDLKPQCIVFLNIPRYCAGTMPWGHPGEHHDFEPQRHDDGYLEVIGFTMTSLAALQVGGHGERLTQCREVVLTTSKAIPVQVDGEPCKLAASRIRIALRNQATMVQKAKRRSTAPLHSDQQPVPEQLRIQVSRVSMHDYEALHYDKEQLKEASVPLGTVVVPGDSDLELCRAHIERLQQEPEGAGAKSPTSQKLSPKWCFLDATTASRFYRIDRAQEHLNYVTEIAQDEIYILDPELLGASARPDLPTPTSPLPTSPCSPTLRSLPGDAAPPKGPAPAAPGCNGQVFRAGEELIEAAKRNNFCKLQELHRAGGDLMHRDEQSRTLLHHAVSTGSKDVVRYLLDHAPPEILDAVEENGETCLHQAAALGQRTICHYIVEAGASLMKTDQQGDTPRQRAEKAQDTELAAYLENRQHYQMIQREDQETAV, translated from the exons GAAAGCCATCACCAAGTCGGGCCTCCAGCACCTGgcaccccctcctcccactcccggGGCCCTGTGCAGCGAGCCAGAGCGGCAGATCCGGAGCACTGTGGACTGGAGC GAGTCCGCGACGTATGGGGAACACATCTGGTTCGAGACCAACGTGTCGGGGGACTTCTGCTATGTTGGGGAGCAGTACTGTGTAGCTAAGATGCTG AAATCAGTGTCCCGGAGAAAGTGTGCAGCCTGCAAGATCGTGGTGCACACCCCCTGCATCGAACAACTGGAGAAG ATAAATTTCCGCTGTAAGCCGTCCTTCCGCGAATCAGGCTCCAGGAACATCCGTGAG CCAACCTTTGTGCGGCACCACTGGGTACACCGGCGACGCCAGGATGGCAAGTGTCGCCACTGTGGGAAG GGCTTCCAGCAGAAGTTCACCTTCCACAGCAAGGAGATTGTGGCCATCAGTTGCTCCTGGTGCAAGCAGGCA TACCACAGCAAGGTGTCCTGCTTCATGCTGCAACAGATAGAGGAGCCGTGCTCCCTGGGCGTGCACGCTGCTGTGGTCATCCCACCCACCTGGATCCTCCGCGCCCGCAGGCCACAG AATACCCTCAAggcaagcaagaagaaaaaaagagcatccTTCAAGAGGAAATCTAGCAAGAAAGGGCCAGAG GGCCGTTGGAGACCCTTCATCATCAGGCCCACCCCATCGCCCCTCATGAAGCCCCTGCTGGTGTTTGTGAACCCCAAGAGTGGGGGCAACCAG GGCGCTAAGATCATCCAGTCCTTCCTGTGGTATCTCAACCCCCGACAAGTCTTTGACCTGAGCCAGGGAGGGCCCAAGGAGGC GCTGGAGATGTACCGCAAAGTGCACAACCTGCGCATCCTGGCGTGTGGAGGCGACGGCACG GTTGGCTGGATCCTCTCCACTCTGGACCAGCTGCGCTTAAAGCCACCACCCCCTGTTGCCATTCTGCCCCTGGGCACTGGCAATGACTTGGCCCGTACCCTCAACTGGGGTGGG GGCTACACGGATGAGCCTGTGTCCAAGATCCTCTCCCACGTGGAGGAGGGGAATGTGGTGCAGCTAGACCGCTGGGACCTCTGTGCTGAGCCCAACCCCGACGCAGGGCCAGAGGAGCGTGATGAGGGTGCCACTGACCGG CTGCCCCTGGATGTCTTCAACAACTACTTCAGCCTGGGCTTTGATGCCCACGTCACCCTGGAATTTCATGAGTCTCGAG AGGCCAACCCAGAGAAGTTCAACAGCCGCTTTCGGAATAAGATGTTCTATGCCGGG ACAGCCTTCTCTGACTTCCTGATGGGTAGCTCTAAGGACTTGGCCAAGCACATCCGAGTGGTG TGTGACGGAACTGACCTGACCCCCAAGATTCAGGACCTGAAACCCCAGTGCATTGTTTTCCTGAATATCCCCAG GTACTGTGCAGGCACCATGCCCTGGGGCCACCCTGGGGAGCACCACGACTTTGAGCCCCAGCGGCACGACGATGGCTACCTCGAGGTCATTGGCTTTACCATGACATCTCTG GCGGCGCTGCAGGTAGGCGGGCACGGCGAGCGGTTGACACAGTGCCGTGAGGTGGTACTCACCACGTCCAAGGCCATCCCAGTGCAGGTGGATGGTGAGCCCTGCAAGCTCGCGGCCTCGCGCATTCGCATCGCCCTGCGCAACCAGGCCACTATGGTGCAGAAGGCCAAGCGGCGGAGCACCGCCCCCCTGCACAGCGA CCAGCAGCCCGTGCCTGAGCAGCTGCGGATCCAGGTGAGCAGGGTCAGCATGCACGACTACGAGGCCCTGCACTATGACAAGGAGCAGCTCAAGGAGGCCT CCGTGCCACTGGGCACCGTGGTGGTCCCCGGAGACAGCGACCTGGAGCTCTGCCGCGCCCACATCGAGAGGCTCCAGCAG GAGCCCGAAGGTGCTGGAGCCAAgtcccccacctcccagaaaCTGTCCCCTAAGTGGTGCTTCCTAGATG CCACCACTGCCAGCCGCTTCTACAGGATCGACCGGGCCCAG GAACACCTCAACTATGTGACTGAGATCGCACAGGACGAGATTTATATCTTGGACCCTGAGCTGCTGGGGGCATCGGCCCGGCCTGACCTCCCAACCCccacttcccctctccccacctccccctgctcacccacGCTCCG GTCACTACCAGGGGATGCGGCGCCCCCTAAAG GGCCGGCGCCTGCGGCCCCAGGGTGTAACGGGCAGGTGTTCCGTGCAGGTGAGGAGCTGATAGAGGCCGCCAAGAGGAACAACTTCTGTAAG CTCCAGGAGCTGCACCGAGCTGGGGGCGACCTCATGCACCGGGACGAGCAGAGCCGCACGCTCCTGCACCATGCCGTCAGCACGGGCAGCAAGGACGTGGTCCGCTACCTGCTGGACCACG cccccccAGAGATCCTTGACGCTGTGGAGGAGAA CGGGGAGACTTGTCTGCACCAGGCGGCAGCCCTGGGCCAGCGTACCATCTGCCACTACATCGTGGAGGCGGGGGCCTCTCTCATGAAGACAGACCAGCAG GGCGACACTCCCCGGCAGCGGGCCGAGAAGGCTCAGGACACGGAGCTCGCCGCCTACCTGGAGAACCGGCAGCACTACCAGATGATCCAGCGGGAGGACCAAGAGACGGCCGTGTAG